A single window of Aphidius gifuensis isolate YNYX2018 linkage group LG1, ASM1490517v1, whole genome shotgun sequence DNA harbors:
- the LOC122860150 gene encoding uncharacterized protein LOC122860150, whose amino-acid sequence MLGELEVDKIFKRKYENTSETSTQSNEMSNKICHQHYDHSYAKNIIIDLVNDDCLCEIFMYVPICERLKIAQVCKKWNRVLYSYCFKLKKFVLSHWEYDRPQNALKQFKTNKRKLSFLRSFLNNSCNYLTELDLVAYDNSNIVPILNDSCPNLVKLRLRLKYPFDNKDLENAFSGMSKLKILKIIIQRAFKIPSTLILSLRNVANTLNELTLISQSEGTFTLCQFSSSFLTIIPQLKALKKIEIGGMCITSYISEAIANAKLDFHYHEHIYKKLKEVINRELENITSLCLHKPYELTDDMLYNVANNFEFLNYFGGDCAFVTDVGIQAITKMKHLENLYLSGKNNVTDFPLKLLKGLKKLELPDSYNITNNSIEKILENSPYMQELAFKHTSITREFLTIVMEAAETRKIDMRLYVQFPGHCVDIIKRKYFFAHCYCEKKHSPNIFDSLNKNYL is encoded by the exons ATGTTGGGTGAACTAGAAGTAGACAAAatctttaaaagaaaatacgaAAATACGAGTGAAACTTCTACACAGTCAAACGAAATGAGTAACAAG ataTGTCATCAGCATTATGATCATTCCTatgccaaaaatataataattgatcttgttaatgatgattgcctgtgtgaaatatttatgtatgtcCCAATATgtgaaagattaaaaattgcaCAAG tatgcAAAAAATGGAATAGAGTTCTTTAttcttattgttttaaattaaaaaaatttgtactaTCTCATTGGGAGTATGATCGCCCTCAAAATGCTTTAAAGCAATTCAAAACAAATAAGAgaaaattgagttttttaagATCATTCCTTAATAACTCCTGCAATTATTTAACAGAATTAGACTTGGTAGCATATGATAATTCGAACATAGTACCTATTCTTAATGATTCTTGTCCAAACCTTGTAAAACTTCGATTAAGATTAAAATATCCTTTTGATAATAAAGACTTAGAGAATGCATTTTCAGGTAtgtctaaattaaaaatattaaaaattataattcaacgTGCTTTTAAAATACCTAGcactttaattttatcattgcgTAACGTTGCGAATACTTTGAATGAACTGACTCTGATAAGTCAGAGCGAAGGCACATTTACACTTTGTCAATTCTCAAGCTCATTCTTGACT ataaTTCCTCAACTAAAAGCcctgaaaaaaattgaaattggtGGTATGTGCATTACCAGTTATATATCTGAGGCTATCGCTAATGCTAAATTAGATTTTCATTATCATGAACACATTTATAAGAAACTAAAAGAAGTTATAAATCGTGAGCTTGAAAATATTACAAGTCTTTGTTTGCACAAGCCATACGAACTTACAGATGATATGTTATATAATGTTGCCAACAACTTCGAGTTCTTAAACTATTTCGGAGGAGATTGTGCATTTGTAACCGATGTTGGTATACAAGCAATTACAAAGATGAAACATTTAGAAAACCTTTATCTAAGTGGCAAAAATAACGTCACTGATTTTCCATTAAAACTGCTCAAAGGGCTCAAAAAATTGGAACTACCAGACAGTTATAACATAACTAAcaattctattgaaaaaattttagaaaactCACCGTATATGCAGGAATTGGCGTTTAAACATACAAGTATAACTCgtgaatttttaacaatagtaATGGAGGCAGCAGAAACACGTAAAATAGATATGAGATTATATGTTCAATTTCCTGGTCATTGTGTGGATATAATTAaacgtaaatattttttcgctCATTGCTACTGCGAAAAGAAACATTCgccaaatatatttgattcattgaataaaaattatctatga
- the LOC122860129 gene encoding serine/threonine-protein kinase GM11705 isoform X1: MMEEPMNREKSSSEETNLTKKNESHSSIPASLDERLIDITFKNSLINARTPPTKKAKRIRFYRNGDKFYNGIVMAVTPERYRSFDSLTSDLTRALMSSVTLPNGVRSIHTMDGKKIQNINDLEDNKSYVVSGQGEPFKKVEYSSTKVRRGNSLSGLPQSPAYTTTTTISLSSTGASTTIPTTRQIITIPNYVKARIITLIRNGTKPRKIIRLLINKRNAPTLEHVFEAITEVVKLDCGAVRRVYTLSGKLIIGLEQFFDDEEIFLAYGSDKSVQDDFELDIEESKYIQSFKKTGQYSSKQRQNGPMPVMPRKNDKKITDAPLIRTPSPSSLGLPTPLRFEYSLGHIIGVGNFAKVHHCVNRTTNIEYAVKIVNKEMCQGKETMLASEVDILRQVCHPNIISLICEQDTYNRLYLVMELIKGGDLFDAIAAVTKFSESEASVMLGHLTSALAYLHSNSIVHRDIKPENLLVEMDGSHVKCLKLGDFGLAQFVNEPLYTVCGTPTYVAPEILAETGYGVKIDVWAAGVILYILLCGFPPFVSPDNDQEKLFERILSGRYEFTQPYWDPISATAKELIANMLQADPELRFTAEDVLDHPWLTRFLGGEQTIGGITTTNKSSEQYRNKQCESMRFTSNEYINKTKRCHSISNIENTTSNSITSITSRNWWFNVSSIHENKKNNNNNKSYTINTSNKINGNDKNKKIKKFYNLSISLNNINDYYNINNNNYNKLSINSIYKKYNSMKNLHSVIKLNDNKLSNIHSSILKDKTTKENKYCHDNKHNNIQQQQQQPKSLKNNKKLINNLTNIETSDSFINIKFSNDKNTNNTIYFNDTSDDNYYNNEIININCDSSSSSIDNNPKIKKKQFYNKNIPKLSSSSRVSMIPVVVNGQKLSCTSTSTSTRSKNNNDIVKYREKNNVNDLNNKIKLNNRKTIDNRYKRYSCLPQYLGKKIITDNKCHDVVDKFENFESNKKCLKLNRHSLYYTPQLTRKLYDNDDDDIVCKKNINSKKNRPISLKLNDPNTSKYNSNNDDDKDHKNKFKQTVNVKASNSTLPSGKI; encoded by the exons atgATGGAGGAACCAATGAATCgtgaaaaatcatcaagtgaagagacaaatttaacaaaaaaaaatgaatcacaTTCATCAATACCAGCATCATTAGATGAACGTTTAATTgatataacatttaaaaattcattaataaatgcTCGTACACCACCGACaaaaaaagctaaaagaaTACGTTTTTATCGTAAtggtgataaattttataatggtATTGTGATGGCTGTAACACCAGAAAGATATCGTAGTTTTGATAGTTTAACAAGTGATTTAACACGTGCATTAATGTCAAGTGTAACATTACCAAATGGTGTACGTTCAATACACACAAtggatggtaaaaaaatacaaaatataaatgatctTGAGGATAATAAATCATATGTTGTATCTGGACAAGGTGaaccatttaaaaaagttgaatattcatcaacaaaagTAAGACGTGGTAATTCATTATCTGGTTTACCACAATCACCAGcatatacaacaacaacaacaatatcattatcatcaacaggagcatcaacaacaataccaACAACACGTCAAATAATAACCATTCCAAATTATGTTAAAGCAagaataataacattaatacGTAATGGTACTAAACCACGTAAAATAATACGTTTacttattaataaaagaaatgcACCAACATTAGAACATGTATTTGAAGCAATAACAGAAGTTGTTAAATTAGATTGTGGTGCTGTACGTAGAGTATATACATTAtctggtaaattaattattggtttagaacaattttttgatgatgaagaaatttttttagcttatgGTAGTGATAAATCTGTACAAGATGATTTTGAATTGGATATTGAAGAATCAAAATACAtacaaagttttaaaaaaactggACAATATTCATCAAAACAACGTCAAAATGGACCAATGCCTGTTATGCCacgtaaaaatgataaaaaaataacagatgcACCATTAATTAGAACACCAAGTCCATCATCATTAGGACTACCAACACCATTGAGATTTGAATATTCACTTGGACATATTATTGGTGTTGGTAATTTTGCAAAAGTACATCATTGTGTTAATAGAACAACAAATATTGAATATGCtgttaaaattgttaataaagaaATGTGTCAAGGTAAAGAAACAATGTTAGCTAGTGAAGTTGATATATTACGTCAAGTTTGTCAtccaaatattattagtttaatATGTGAACAAGATACATATAATCGTTTATATTTAGTTATGGAATTAATAAAAGGTGGTGATTTATTTGATGCAATTGCTGCTGTTACTAAATTTTCTGAATCAGAAGCAAGTGTTATGCTTGGACATTTAACATCAGCATTAGCATATTTACATTCAAATAGTATTGTACATCGTGATATTAAACCAGAAAATTTACTTGTTGAAATGGATGGTAGTCatgttaaatgtttaaaacttGGTGATTTTGGTCTTGCACAATTTGTCAATGAGCCATTATATACTGTTTGTGGTACACCAACATATGTTGCACCAGAAATATTAGCTGAAACTGGATATGGAGTtaag attgATGTCTGGGCTGCTGGTGttatactttatatattaCTATGTGGTTTTCCACCATTTGTATCACCTGATAATGatcaggaaaaattatttgaaagaatTTTAAGTGGTCGATATGAATTTACACAACCATACTGGGATCCAATATCAGCAACAGCCAAAGAACTTATTGCTAACATGTTACAAGCTGATCCTGAATTGAGATTTACTGCTGAAGATGTACTTGATCATCCTTGGCTCacg AGATTTTTAGGAGGTGAACAAACAATTGGAGGAATTACAACAACCAACAAATCATCGGAGCAATACAGGAATAAGCAGTGTGAGTCGATGAGGTTTACATCAAATGAATATATCAACAAGACAAAACGTTGCCATAGCATCAGCAACATTGAGAATACGACAAGCAACAGCATCACGTCAATTACGTCAAGAAATTGGTGGTTCAATGTCTCGTCTATccacgaaaataaaaaaaacaacaacaacaacaaatcatATACCATCAACACGTCCAATAAGATCAATGGAAAtgacaagaataaaaaaataaaaaaattttataatttatcaatatcattaaacaatattaatgattattataatataaataataataattataataaattatcaattaacagtatttataaaaaatataattcaatgaaaaatttacattccgttattaaattaaatgataataaattgtcGAATATTCATTCCAGTATTTTGAaagataaaacaacaaaagaaaataaatattgtcatgataacaaacataataatatacaacaacaacaacagcaaccaaagtcattaaaaaataataaaaaattaataaataatttaacaaatattgaaACATCAGatagttttattaatataaaattttcaaatgacaaaaatacaaataatacaatatattttaatgatacatcagatgataattattataataatgaaattattaatattaattgtgattcatcatcatcatcaattgataataatccaaagattaaaaaaaaacaattttacaataaaaatataccaaagttatcatcatcatcaagagtATCAATGATACCAGTTGTTGTTAATGgacaaaaattatcatgcacatcaacatcaacatcaacacgtagtaaaaataataatgatattgttaaatatcgtgaaaaaaataatgttaatgatttaaataataaaattaaattaaataatcgtaaaacaattgataatcgTTATAAAAGATACAGTTGTTTACCACAATAtttaggtaaaaaaataataactgataataaatgtcatgatgttgttgataaatttgaaaattttgagtcaaataaaaaatgtttaaaattaaatagacaTAGTTTATATTATACACCACAATTGacaagaaaattatatgacaatgatgatgatgatattgtttgtaaaaaaaatattaatagtaaaaaaaataggccaattagtttaaaattaaatgatcctaatacaagtaaatataatagtaataatgatgatgataaagatcataaaaataaatttaaacaaactgTCAATGTTAAAGCTTCAAATTCAACACTGCCAagtggaaaaatttaa
- the LOC122860129 gene encoding serine/threonine-protein kinase GL21140 isoform X2 codes for MMEEPMNREKSSSEETNLTKKNESHSSIPASLDERLIDITFKNSLINARTPPTKKAKRIRFYRNGDKFYNGIVMAVTPERYRSFDSLTSDLTRALMSSVTLPNGVRSIHTMDGKKIQNINDLEDNKSYVVSGQGEPFKKVEYSSTKVRRGNSLSGLPQSPAYTTTTTISLSSTGASTTIPTTRQIITIPNYVKARIITLIRNGTKPRKIIRLLINKRNAPTLEHVFEAITEVVKLDCGAVRRVYTLSGKLIIGLEQFFDDEEIFLAYGSDKSVQDDFELDIEESKYIQSFKKTGQYSSKQRQNGPMPVMPRKNDKKITDAPLIRTPSPSSLGLPTPLRFEYSLGHIIGVGNFAKVHHCVNRTTNIEYAVKIVNKEMCQGKETMLASEVDILRQVCHPNIISLICEQDTYNRLYLVMELIKGGDLFDAIAAVTKFSESEASVMLGHLTSALAYLHSNSIVHRDIKPENLLVEMDGSHVKCLKLGDFGLAQFVNEPLYTVCGTPTYVAPEILAETGYGVKIDVWAAGVILYILLCGFPPFVSPDNDQEKLFERILSGRYEFTQPYWDPISATAKELIANMLQADPELRFTAEDVLDHPWLTEVNKQLEELQQPTNHRSNTGISSVSR; via the exons atgATGGAGGAACCAATGAATCgtgaaaaatcatcaagtgaagagacaaatttaacaaaaaaaaatgaatcacaTTCATCAATACCAGCATCATTAGATGAACGTTTAATTgatataacatttaaaaattcattaataaatgcTCGTACACCACCGACaaaaaaagctaaaagaaTACGTTTTTATCGTAAtggtgataaattttataatggtATTGTGATGGCTGTAACACCAGAAAGATATCGTAGTTTTGATAGTTTAACAAGTGATTTAACACGTGCATTAATGTCAAGTGTAACATTACCAAATGGTGTACGTTCAATACACACAAtggatggtaaaaaaatacaaaatataaatgatctTGAGGATAATAAATCATATGTTGTATCTGGACAAGGTGaaccatttaaaaaagttgaatattcatcaacaaaagTAAGACGTGGTAATTCATTATCTGGTTTACCACAATCACCAGcatatacaacaacaacaacaatatcattatcatcaacaggagcatcaacaacaataccaACAACACGTCAAATAATAACCATTCCAAATTATGTTAAAGCAagaataataacattaatacGTAATGGTACTAAACCACGTAAAATAATACGTTTacttattaataaaagaaatgcACCAACATTAGAACATGTATTTGAAGCAATAACAGAAGTTGTTAAATTAGATTGTGGTGCTGTACGTAGAGTATATACATTAtctggtaaattaattattggtttagaacaattttttgatgatgaagaaatttttttagcttatgGTAGTGATAAATCTGTACAAGATGATTTTGAATTGGATATTGAAGAATCAAAATACAtacaaagttttaaaaaaactggACAATATTCATCAAAACAACGTCAAAATGGACCAATGCCTGTTATGCCacgtaaaaatgataaaaaaataacagatgcACCATTAATTAGAACACCAAGTCCATCATCATTAGGACTACCAACACCATTGAGATTTGAATATTCACTTGGACATATTATTGGTGTTGGTAATTTTGCAAAAGTACATCATTGTGTTAATAGAACAACAAATATTGAATATGCtgttaaaattgttaataaagaaATGTGTCAAGGTAAAGAAACAATGTTAGCTAGTGAAGTTGATATATTACGTCAAGTTTGTCAtccaaatattattagtttaatATGTGAACAAGATACATATAATCGTTTATATTTAGTTATGGAATTAATAAAAGGTGGTGATTTATTTGATGCAATTGCTGCTGTTACTAAATTTTCTGAATCAGAAGCAAGTGTTATGCTTGGACATTTAACATCAGCATTAGCATATTTACATTCAAATAGTATTGTACATCGTGATATTAAACCAGAAAATTTACTTGTTGAAATGGATGGTAGTCatgttaaatgtttaaaacttGGTGATTTTGGTCTTGCACAATTTGTCAATGAGCCATTATATACTGTTTGTGGTACACCAACATATGTTGCACCAGAAATATTAGCTGAAACTGGATATGGAGTtaag attgATGTCTGGGCTGCTGGTGttatactttatatattaCTATGTGGTTTTCCACCATTTGTATCACCTGATAATGatcaggaaaaattatttgaaagaatTTTAAGTGGTCGATATGAATTTACACAACCATACTGGGATCCAATATCAGCAACAGCCAAAGAACTTATTGCTAACATGTTACAAGCTGATCCTGAATTGAGATTTACTGCTGAAGATGTACTTGATCATCCTTGGCTCacg GAGGTGAACAAACAATTGGAGGAATTACAACAACCAACAAATCATCGGAGCAATACAGGAATAAGCAGTGTGAGTCGATGA